The Montipora foliosa isolate CH-2021 chromosome 1, ASM3666993v2, whole genome shotgun sequence genome has a window encoding:
- the LOC137980688 gene encoding uncharacterized protein — MKDTKNQTEYFCPAKNSSLTKFLRVTAYLARFIYNCRYSKSDRRIGALLVEEIEQARKFWVRSTQAESFPQEVAALKSKQHVSSKSKLVSLSPFLDEHGIVRAGGRIERADIPFCSRHPIVLSPDHEFTRLIIMNCHERLKHEGVDHVRNELRQQYWILRCRATVRKILHQCSYCRRRRAKPVPPMMASLPYDRLQIAPPFSKVGVDFFGPLRVKYLRKQEKRYGCLFTCLVTRAIHLEVAFSLSTDSFIMCLRRFIARRGKPTVIYSDNGTNFVGANRELRECIDDWNQDMIGGVLSQDGIQWVFNPPAAPHMGGVWERLVRSCKKALDVVLRNQVLTDEVLLTAFAEVEWLVNSRPLTEVSSDVDDLEALTPNHFIIGRGTLNLPPGVFIDKEMSSHKRWRQAQVVATHIWNRWLREYLPGLITRKKWLQPTANVKIGDLVLVSDYAVPRGYWPLGRIVKVFPGHDNVVRSAEVKTKFGVMKRPVTKLGLLEECSPN; from the coding sequence ATGAAAGATACGAAGAACCAGACTGAGTACTTTTGCCCAGCCAAGAACTCGTCCCTGACAAAGTTTCTCAGAGTAACTGCGTACCTTGCCCGGTTTATCTACAACTGTAGGTACTCGAAATCAGATCGTCGTATTGGTGCGCTTTTGGTTGAAGAAATAGAGCAGGCCCGAAAGTTTTGGGTCCGCAGTACCCAAGCGGAATCATTTCCTCAAGAAGTTGCAGCGCTTAAGTCGAAACAACATGTTTCAAGCAAGAGCAAATTGGTATCACTATCACCCTTTCTTGATGAACATGGAATTGTTCGTGCCGGTGGTCGAATTGAGAGAGCCGACATTCCATTTTGCAGTCGTCACCCGATAGTGCTATCACCCGATCATGAGTTCACCCGTCTTATCATCATGAATTGCCATGAGAGACTGAAACATGAAGGAGTGGACCATGTCAGAAATGAGTTGAGACAACAGTATTGGATCTTGCGCTGCCGAGCTACAGTACGAAAGATTCTCCATCAGTGTTCTTACTGCCGGAGGCGGAGAGCAAAACCCGTCCCGCCCATGATGGCGAGTCTCCCTTATGATCGTCTACAGATTGCACCACCATTCTCTAAAGTTGgtgtggatttctttggaccgCTTAGGGTGAAGTATCTAAGGAAACAGGAGAAGAGATATGGCTGTCTCTTTACTTGCCTGGTGACTAGAGCAATTCACTTGGAAGTCGCCTTTTCGTTATCTACTGATTCCTTCATTATGTGTCTTAGACGGTTTATTGCTAGAAGAGGTAAACCAACTGTCATCTACTCTGACAATGGAACAAATTTTGTTGGAGCGAACCGTGAGTTACGCGAGTGTATCGATGATTGGAACCAAGATATGATCGGAGGGGTGTTGAGTCAAGATGGAATTCAGTGGGTGTTCAACCCTCCAGCCGCGCCACATATGGGGGGTGTGTGGGAGCGCCTCGTGAGATCGTGCAAGAAAGCGCTAGATGTTGTCCTACGGAATCAAGTCCTTACTGACGAAGTATTGTTAACCGCCTTTGCTGAAGTAGAATGGCTTGTGAATAGTCGTCCCCTGACCGAAGTAAGCTCAGATGTGGATGATCTTGAAGCCCTAACTCCGAATCACTTCATCATCGGAAGAGGAACTCTCAACTTACCACCTGGTGTCTTTATCGACAAGGAGATGTCAAGTCACAAACGTTGGCGTCAAGCACAAGTAGTTGCGACCCACATTTGGAATCGGTGGCTACGAGAGTACCTACCTGGTCTGATTACCCGTAAGAAATGGCTACAGCCCACCGCTAATGTCAAGATTGGAGATTTGGTATTAGTTTCTGATTATGCAGTCCCAAGGGGTTACTGGCCTCTTGGTAGAATCGTGAAAGTTTTTCCTGGACATGACAATGTTGTACGATCGGCCGAAGTTAAGACTAAGTTTGGAGTAATGAAACGTCCTGTAACTAAACTGGGGTTACTTGAAGAGTGTTCGCCCAATTAG